Part of the Quercus lobata isolate SW786 chromosome 6, ValleyOak3.0 Primary Assembly, whole genome shotgun sequence genome, TCTAAAAGGGACTCAGGACGCCCAGTTGCCCGCCCCTTTAGCTGCCAGACTTCTCTATTCCCAAGAGCCCCTCATTCCTTTTGATAGCGAGGAGAGCGAGCCCACTCTTGAACCCATCCACCAGAAGGTCACAGAGAAAGACTTCGAAGTCTTTTACTGCGAGGACGCTCCCAGCACATCAACAGCTCGTTCCTCGGCGGAGATGGGTTTTGAAGAGAAGACATCAGACCTTCTCGCCTTGCTAACAGCCCATGCTGCCCAGCTGTGGTAGTGACGCCCTGCCTTCCTACTCCTGCAATGGTGCACATTTCTTGCTGAGGCCACAAGCAAAAAGAGAAAGCGTGGCCAGGGAGGCAAGGGCTCTAAGGGGGCCGAGGAGAGGGAGATTGCTGAACCCTTGGCCAAGGAAGCCCGAGTAGGAAAGGGGCAGCTAAAAAAGAAGCCTGAGCACACCGGGACCTCAAAGGAGGTTGGTGGAGACCAACCTAGGAAGGCCTCTATCTAGAGGCCCATCTTTACCTTGAGCTCAGGCAATCCAATGCTTGATGACGCCAACTTGAGGGACCCTAAAAAGGGTAGCTCAGGCTTGGTGGCAGAATGCCTGGAGAAGGCCCTATGCCTACCTGAGGACATGGCAGAGCTAaggtccttaaaaaaaaaaaagaggtcttCCTGGCTCTGAAGCAGGACCACGCCAAGGTACACCATCAAACCTACCCATCTGTATAGTTAGTTTGATCCTGACTTATGTGATACTtacattgtgtttttttttttttttttgtaggctGTCCAAACTGCCTTTATGGCCGAGGAATGGGTAGACCATTCTTTGGACGTGGCAAGGATGGCCAAGAAATTCCAAGAGGTTGCAGAAAAAGACCGAGTTGAGGCGAAgaaaaagcttaaagaaaccCTCGCCCAGCTATTCGAGGTGGAGAAGGCTCAGCGGAACGTTGAGTTTGCTTTAAAGGGCTACGAGAGGCAAGCAACTAATGCCCTGGAGACCCAAAAGATGGCTGAGAATAAGATGGCTCTCACAGTGGTGGAGCTAAAGCAATTGAATAAGCAACTTAAGGCCAAGGAGGCTAAGAAGGCTTAGGCCGAGCAAGCAGCTTATGATGCGGGCATAACTAAGACAGCTGAGAGTCTTACTGCTCAACTCCGTGATGTCACTCGTGCCTTTTGCCTGGAGGTTTAGGGCCAGGCACTGAACACCGCGAGGGTTGACACCGAGTTAGAGCTTTGTGCTCCTAATAAAGTGTACTACCCCCTGGCCCTGCGTCTGGCACCCACTCTACGGACCCCAGCCCTGCTCTCCCTTCTTCCTTAGAGCAGAAAGACCCCGTTCCCTCTCCCACCTCGTCCAAGGGAAAAAAGATGCAAAAGAACTTCCACCTCCAGACGTTGTGGTGGATGTGGAGGCCGAGGAGGAAGTGGCCGAGGGGGTACCgttgaagaggaagaagaaggacagagaaaaggagaagaaggGAGCCAAGGAGAAGGAGCTAAAAGCCTAGCTTAGTCCTCACCTAGGAGATGTTCAGGCAGTTTTGTAATGGGCCATTTGTACATATAGTGccccttcttcttccttttgtaCCATAGTCTTTATATCtttaatgacaaaaaaaatttgaagtttacTCTTATTTGCttcttattgttgttgttgttgttttttttttttcaaatacttgtacatttttttattcactatGCGCCTGTCATCTTATGCTCTAGTtacctttctttctttataataaTCATGTCGTGGCAACTTACAACTTCATCACAACATAAATAGTGAGCTAACTTatgaaatttaaacaaattattaatcAGTACTTACTTCAAATTGGACTCGAACTCAGACAAACTTGCTGGCATTATTTCAGAAACTCAAGGAAATGCCTTTGACCTTTACTGCTCAGTCCCTTTAAACAAAACGGCCCATGTAAATTTACCCTAGACTTGTGAATTGAGAAGCCAGACAAGGCctagattctgtttaatacttagaatatttttgcaATGTTAATTTACCCTAGGCTTGTGACCCGAGGAGCCAAGCAAggcctaggttctgtttaacacttagagaTTTTTTGTAATGTTAATTTACCCTAGGCTTGTGGCTCAAGGAGCCAAATAAggcctaggttctgtttaacacttagagaaATTTTGCAATGTTAATATATCCTAAGCTTGTGACTCGAGGAGCCAAACAAGgtctaggttctgtttaatacttagagaaATTTTGCAATGTTAATTTACCCTCAGCTTGTGACCCGAGGAGCCAAACAAAGCctaagttctgtttaacacttagagaaatttttcaatgttaaTCTACCCTAGGCTTGTGACTCGAGGAGCCAGACAAggcctaggttctgtttaacacttaaagaAATTTAGCAATGTTAATTTACCCTAGGCTTGTGGCCCGAGGAGCCAGACAATGcctagattctgtttaacacttagagaaATTTCACAATGTTAATTACCTTAAGCTTGTGGCCCGAGGAGCCAGATAAGGCCTAGGTTCTTTTTAACACTTAGAGAAATTGTGTAGACTAATTGTCTCTACAAACGCATCCATAAAAAGATAAAACCAAGCAAGATATGAATGGAAatagaatttattattaataataacacCGTAGATTTTTTACATTCCAAGGACGAAGGATTACATTTTCATCAAAATCTTCCAAGTGATAGGCCCCAATACCAGCAATGGAAGTGATTCTATATGACCCTTCCCAATTGGGACCTAGCTTGCCCAAGCAAGGTTCTTGGTCATCCCCACTACTTTCCTTAAAATTAGGTCTCCCGGGGCCAAGGGTTTGGATTTAACTCCCTTATCATACCGTTGTTTAAGTTTTGGTTGGTAGTAAGCCATCTTTACCGTTGCTACCTCTCGTCTTTCCTTGACCAGGTCCAGGCTGTCTGGGAGTAAATGGTGGTTCTCTTCAACATTGAATTAGTCTATTCTCAAGGTTGGGAATCCAGATTCAAGGGGTATTACTGCTTCTGACCCATAGGTCATTGAGAAAGGGGTCTCCCCTGTTAATCTTCAGGGTGTAGTACGATAAGTCCATAGCATTCAGGGCAGCtcatccacccattttccttttgcattaTCCAGCCTTTTTCTTAGCCCTAGCCACTATAACTTTATTGGTGGCCTCAGCCTACCCATTCCCTTGAGGATAAGCAGGTGTAGAGTACCCATTCCTGATCCTTAACTCCCCACAATATTTTCGAAAGGCTTTATTGTCAAATTGAAGGCCGTTATCTGAGATCAGTGTGTGAGGAACTCCAAACCTGGTGACAATGTTCCTCCAAATGAATCTCTTAGCATCCACGTTCTTGATGTTGGCAAGGGGCTCggcttccacccacttggtaAAGTAATCCGTGTCGACGAGGAGCCATCTTCGGTTCCCTATGGCTCGGGGAAAGGGTCCCACTATATCTGGGTCCCACTATATCCAAGCCCCACTGAGCGAATGGCTAGGGGCTAGAGAAAGGATTCAGAATTCCCCTTGGCTGGTGAATATTTGGGGCATACCTCTGACATTGGTCACACTTTTTTACATAATCCTGAGAGGATTTTCACATGCTAGGCTACCAGTACCCCTAGGTGAGGGCCCTATGTGCTAGAGACCTTCCTTCAGTATGACTCCCACAAATGTCCTCATGCAATTCTTCTAATAAGGGCTCCACGCCTTCTGGGTATACACACAATAAATATGGCCCTAAGTAAGAGCGATTATACGAATTATGCTCCTTAGATAGCCAATAGCGAGGGGCAACTCTGCGTACCTTCTCTACCTCACACTTGTCTTCAAGCAAGGATCTCTACCTCAAAAAGGTTactatggggtccatccagctcggcCCCACACCCTTATCAAAGATGCCCCTGTAAGACTTGAGGTGTCCATCTCTTCAATAACAACAACCCGAGGAAAACTTGATTCTAGTGAAATGGCCAACATTGCAAAAGAATCTGCATGAGAGTTCTGCTCCCTCGGAATTtgcttcaaaataaaactcttaaACTAAGCTCGAGCATTCTGCACTTTAGCAAGGTACCCCTACATCCTTTCATCCCAAGCTTCAAAGTCACCATTGACTTAGCCCACGATCAGCCTAGAATTTGAGTACAATTCTACCATTTCTCCTCCCAACAGCCTTACCATAGCTATCCCTGCTAGTAAGGCCTCGTACTCAGCCTCATTGTTGGTGGCTGAGAATCCCAGTCGCAATGATTTCTCCATTATCAGCTTCTCGGGAGTGATAAACACAATCCCTACTCCTGCCCCTTTTCAGTTGGAAGTTCCATCCATATAAACTTTCCACGAAGGGGCAACCATGGCCGAAGAGACCAATACACCCATAACTGCATTTGCCTCCTCGGGGACACCCTCGGCAAACTCTGCTACAAAGTCTGCTAAAACCTGTCCTTTTATGGCAGTCTGTGGCATGTACTTGACATCATAGGCTCCTAACTTGGTtccccatttagcaatcctgCCAGTGTAATCGAATTTCCTTAGTAGGGCTTGCAAAGGGAGCTGGGTAAGCACCACAAAgtatgtgcttggaagtaatgaggaagtttcCTAGTGGCATGCATAATAGCCAGCACTGCCTTTTCCAAGGGAAGACCAGGGATTTGCTAACATAGTAGACGGGTCTCTGAATTCTGTCCTCATTCTTGACTAGGATGAAGCTAATAGCATGCTTGGTGACTGCTAGGTATGCATACAACACTTCCTCCTTATTATCAGGTCGGGAAAGTATCGGTGGATTGGACAGGTATTGTTTGAGGTCCTCAAAAGCCGATACACACTCCTTGGTCCATTGAAAATCCTTTCACTTGTGAAGCAGCTAGAATAAAGGATGACACATGTCCGCAAATCGAGAGATGAACCTGTTTAAGGCTACTGTCATCCCAGTCAACCTCTGCACCTCCTTGGGATTCTGAGGAGGGTGCAAACTGTTAATAGACTTGATCTGTTCTGGATTGACTTCAATTCCGCGATGCGTAATCATGTACCCTAGGAATTTGCCCGAGTTGACCCCAAAAGAACATTTGGATGCATTGAGATGTAGTTTATGTTCTCTCAATACTGAGAAAGTTTCTCCCAAATCGACCAAATGCTCTTCTACCCTCTGGCTCTTAACTACCATATCATCAATTTATTCCTCCATGTTCCTCCCAATCTGCATTTTAAACATCCGCGTCACCATTCTCTAATAAGTGGATCCTGCGTTTTTTAGGCCAAAGGGCGTCACACGATAATGATAGTTCCCATTCGGGGCACGAAAGGCCGTCTTCTCCTGGTCAGACAATGACAGAGGTATCTAATGGTaaccttgaaaggcatccaagaaactcatctgAGGATGTCCCATCATGGCGTCCACCAATTGGTCAATTCTAGGAATGGGGAAGGGGTCCTTTGGGCAGACTTTGTTCAAGTCTGTAAAATCCAtgcacactcgccacttcccgtttttctttttaaccacTACTGTGTTGGCTAGCCACTCAGGGTAGAAGATTTCCTTAATAGCTCCAGCCTACTTCAACTTGTTCACCTCTATCCTGACTGCCTCAGCGTGGTCTTTGGATGATCGCCAAAGAGGTTGCTTACGCGACACAGCCTCAGGATTTACGTTCAACCAGTGACATGCCAAACCGGGGTCAATCCCTAGAATGTCGTAAGCATTCCATGCAAAAACATCAATGTTTGTCTTTAGGAACTTCACCAATTCTACATTTTCCATGGGCGGCAACTGTGACCTACTTAGAAATACTGCTCCGGGTCCAGCCTTATTATCGCCTTTTCCAACTCCTCAAATGATTCTCCTGATGTCTTAGTCTGCTGCCCCCCTGCAGGCCCCTTTGGTTGCTATGAGATTGGATCCTAAGTCAGTACGGCAAGACTTGAAGACTGCTGTGTGATTGCTGATACCAGGCACTACCTGGCCATGGCCTGATCACACACTAACCCTCCCACTTTCCCCCGAGTAGGGTACTTAACCTTCAGATGTAATGTTAAGAACACTGCCCCCACGGCGTGAAACTAGGGTCTGGCCAGGATAGCTATGTATGGGGAGAATGCTTCTACTACTATGAAATTAACTTGGACCTCCACATTACCAACCTGTACGGGCAGCCTTATCATTCCTCGGGGGACTACCATTTTGCCATCAAAACCCATTAGTAAAGAATCATATCTATCCAGGTCCTCGGGCCTCAAGTTTAGCCCTTGGTATAAATCTGGGTATATGATTTCTGCTTCCCTTCCCTGGTAATCCAGTACTCTCTTCACGTCATAGCCCCTGATCCTAACAATGACCACTAGGGTGTCATCGTGTGGTTGGAGGGTTCCCTACTTATCCTCTTCTGAAAAACTCAGGGTAGGGGTGACCACCCTTGCTCTTATCTGATTTCTGACCTCCAGGTTAAAGCCCCCCACCACGGACATAACCCTAGAACTCATCCCGATATCACTCCCTAACCTAGCCAAGATCACATTAATAGTGTCCAATGCTGGCCGAGGAGCGCTGCCTCTATACATCCCATTTCCCGAGTGTCCGACCTGTTCCACAGGCTAATGCAAGAAATAATTGAGTTTTCTTGTCTTCACCAACTAATTGAGGTGATCACGCAAGGTCCTACAGTCCTCCGTGGTGTGTCCTCTGTCCCAATGATAATGGCAGTAGAGGCTTTGGTTTCTTCTGGATGGATCCTTGCCCATCTTATTGGGCCACTTGAAAAATGgatcattttttatcttctctAGTATCTGGTACACTAGTTCCTTAAACAGTGAATTGACCGATTGAACCCCCGTGGATGTTGCATGACTAGGGAAATCACTTCGGGACCGACTATTATGATACCCTCCTCCCCGAGGATCCCTCTTCTCGAGGAACATTTTAGTTTTACCTTTACCCTGTATTTGCTCTTCCTCTAACCTCTTGTACTTGTCTATGCGATACATAAGCTGACACATGTTCAAAGCAGACTTCATTGTTGATAACTTCCTTAACTCATGCTCTGTCAGGAGGCCAACCTTAAAGGTCCTCACTACCACATTCTCAAAATCGTTGTTTACCTCATTGTATGTTTCCCAATACCGGTCCGAGTAAGTCTTGAGGGTTTCCCCCTCCCTCATGGCCATAGATAGCAAAGAATCCACTGGCCTAAGGACTCTACTGCAGGTTATGAATCTAGCACCAAAGGCCTTTGTCAACTCTTCAAAGGACCCAATTGACCCCTCCTCCAAAGCATCAAACCAACGCATGGCGGTGGGCCCAAAGCTGGAGAGGAACACCTTGCACATAAGGGCCTCATTGCTGGCATGGACGGCCATCTTCTAATCAAAGTGactaacatgctccacgggaTCAGTCCTTCTGTTATATATGCTGAACGTTAGCTGGGAAAACCGATGAGAGAGCCTAGCCTTATTAATCCTCCTCACAAAAGGGGATTTAAAAATCTGTTGTAGGGCTTTACTCATAGCATCATTTCCCATGGTGTGATGAGAAGGCCCCTTTCCGTGTTTGTTGTAGCCTTTCTCCGACTTGTCCTGCTATGAAGAAGCTGAGTAGGACTCGTTAGGTGGAGTTCTAAACCTACGCCGGTATGAGTGATCATGGCTTCCCCCTAAGCCCTCACTTAATGGGGAAGATGGGCTCCTTCTATCATGCTTCTTGCACCTCAACTTCCTATGCATACGATTAACTTCCCGTTATAGCTTCAGTGTCTCTTGGTCATGTGAAACATGACTCCTAGACTTGGAACGACTCCGCTCAGTACGTTTAGTGTGATAAGATTCCACCACAACACTTAGGGTTGCCTGTCTCTCCCACGTTCCAAGTTAACAAACTGGTTCTCCCTCTGAGAGCCAACCGACTCCTCCCTATCCTGGCCAACGTTAGCCATAAGTACTCAGGACAGATCCTCCACAACTTGTtgttcccacagacgacgccaattgtaaagACCAGAAAAATATGTAGCTCAAGCCCACTTAAAGTAGTGGGTTGTGCCTTTCAACCCTGGCCCAAATCAATAGAATTTGTAAGAGGAGGGAACGAACAACAACAGAGGGGTTTGCCCAAAGACAGCAACTAGGAAAAATAAGGTTTGTATTAAGAAATAAAGGAGTATCCAACTTTCCACAAGTTCTCCTGAGAAGATTAAGTCTGTATAAAAAGTAATACTGttcactctcttctctcaatgttcttccttctctttctttttcttctttcttttttcccgGTCCCCTTTTCTTATATACCTCTACCTCCATCACATCTCCACCATCCATTTCTACCTAGCCTCCTTCCTTTTTTGACACTTGTTACCTTTCACATTTGAAGAAGATGGTGGAAGGAGTCTGCTTAGCTGTGGCTTACACTATTtaggtcacttcctcatcaatgcggCTGATAAAGCTGTTGTCTACCATTTAATACGAATGCAACAAGCTACACCAGGCCAGAAACTTCCCTACTACCCACTGACTTCCACTCTCTTTAGATCCCAGGTTCCACTTAGAATACCACAGAGCACCATGATtcatttcttctcctcctcgAGCGGCTTCATTCCTTGGGCTCGTGGCTTGTAGCATTTCCACGTCAATACTATGACTTTTCAACTTCATCCTCAGTCCTCGGACTAATGCTGCGACCCTTTAACTTCATCTTCGGTCTTCGAGCACCCACATATATGATTAcatttaattgtttgttgtgattaTACAACATGATTCATTTTGCGTTAACGGTGAAATTCATGGTTAAACTTCTAGGAAGCACGAGCACATATTTTGGCCCAATTGACCAATAGAAGTCAATTCCACTTATCTTTTGACTGTCCATGGGAAGGAAAAGGGAAAcgggaaaagaagaaaaatcatgtGTTGACTGGTCATAACCTTATCATGCCTTAGTTTTGGCCTTTTTTTGGTTCTTGGACTGTACGCACGCAGCCGATGCTTCTGTGGAAAACTGGTGCTGCTTACACATTTATACGAATTAGTATTTGCTTTTCAAAATGTAACATATCATTCTTTTCGTACTGTTTTCTGTTGGTTTTCCCATTTCCTTTACCTGCAACCTAGATGTTTGACAATATTATCCATCTCCCTTCCCATTAGTCACACTCACGACTAATTCAACAAGATTTCAATTAAGCAATCAAATTGAAGTGAAGGAGCGTAGATATTACTATAGAGAGTCTAGTTTGTAtcaagatttttgttttgtaagaagaagaaagtgtaactaatttttatttggattgggataattaaaatccaaataccttgTTTTGATAGTTCAAAAAGCTTCAATTTTTAATTAGCAAAATTATCAAAGAGATTTATTAGAGTGCGAGGGATCATAGTTGATGCAAACAAATAATTCGGAGAGGAAATTTgcttatacgtgagagatctCTTGCTCAATTCCAATAAAAAATCTTACTCTTCAAAATCGATCACACTGACAGataaaaatacccttaaactaaaaattaaatttaaaaaaaaaaaaaatcctttcatAACAAGGATTTGATTGTAAGAATTTATCAATAATCTTGTCATCTAatggtgtttttcttttttaaacaccTAAATATTTAGGTGCAACTAATCTTGTATACCATGAGATTTGTGAAATTAaaagttttatattattttaaaaaaatcatataattttgtGCCATCGTACATTCATAAAAtgtttgttaattaattaattaattaatgatgTCCTAATCCTGTCAATGCTAGCCGTGTCTACAATTTTCCAAGCCTTCccactaaataaaaaaaagcaatataaCACAAATGTCTTCCATCAAACGTTGTTGTACTTTGCTCTTAAGGACTTGTTGAAAAAGAGaggcacatatatatatattacgaCGTAGCTATCTGTATGACCTGGGTCAACTGTAATTTTTGTTGACCCTTCTCTTCTCCTCTTAAACTTGGCCAATGTCATtaagtcataactcataacccAAATCACGGCAAGCAAGAAACATGTGTACCCTATAGACTACTGATCTAGtacataatctttttttttttttggctgagaagATCTACTACATACtcatatgaaataattttatacatatCCACGGCTTAAAATCCAACCTATAATTATATTGGTGGAGCCCTACCTTTAAGGTTCAGTAAATTTACATACAGGAGATGGGTTCTAATTGGAGGACCACGGTCAATATCTGGTGGGACCCTTGGTTTATGGGGAAAAGTATGTACACGATGGACACAAGATCATATTGACAAATATGAAATATCATTCCTAAGAAAACCAAGATATCACTACCAACGATGACAACACGTTGTAACCGTTGGATTCATCGTCAAAATCCGAAAAAGAAGCCAATGTTGTAATAATTAATGGATCCAACGGATTATAATActttttaataatgtaataaaataagaatGAGACTACGGAATTTATGATAATggaataaattaataataaagcACAATAGTTTATCAAAAAAGCCATAaagcacaatatatatatataaatattacatCTTCCACTCATCTTCATAGAACCAACGTTgcactttctttttgttttctttctctgtctctcaaaactcaaacaaCACGTACCCTCAAACGCGTTCTACGCCAAACccttataaagaaaaaactcatccaaaacCATATGAGATTAAGCAACAAATATAGATAGATAGAGAAACACACACAAAGAGAGTTGAACCAGTCCTTTGTTGGGAATTTGTGAGATATCTTCAGCATTTTGCTATGGCTGAATCATTATCTTCTACAAGTGAAACCAATCCCCAGAAGGGTCTAACTGAGTGGGACATGGCCGCGGCTCAGAAACTCATGCAACTTAGCGACGAAGATAGCAACAACGATGAAAAAAACTGCAACAAGAGGGACTCAGATGATGAAGAGGGTGATGATCAGAGTCAGAGTCGAAGTGAAATAACCTCGGCTTTGATCGAAGAGATTTTCGGGAAAGAAGACGAAGAGGTGTATCGTCCAAAGAAGAGGAGGTATCGGTCTCTTGTTAGTATTTACACCGCCACGAAACCAGTGAATGCTAGATTTCAAAAGAAGGCGAGATCTTACAATAACCCTAATGGGGTTTTAGCTTAGGAGAGAAAGTGATGAAATCTAGTAATTAACGACTTGTTGTATAGAGGGTTTTCactaattttcctttttgtagGAATAATTGGAGACTGTATTTCATTGTTTGCATATTAATAAAGTTGAggctttttgttaaaaaaaaaaaaaaaaaaaattattgtagaaaTCAATTTTCCGGATTAATTAGTTTGGAGATTGATCCAATGCCATCATGGGTGGATCGAAATATAAGGTTTATAGACTATGAATATGACGGTGTCTATACTTTAATAGTACTCTGTCCCAAGTTTAATCTAAACTAGAGAATGGtatatttctctctccctttagGAATTTAGgatatttaatttgttcaagTTTATTGCTTGCAAGCAACAGCAAAATTTCGGAGAGTATTCATGATTTAATGTGGTAACGATGTTTCCACTTGACTACATTTATGGAAAAATAGAGGAATCTTACGAAATTCACCGCCCCTATATATCTATCGAATTGCATGCTAGTTTTAATGGTGCTGGAAATTTAttgtttaagaaaatatttaaattggAGAAAGACATTAAAATCATCATATTTTTTAGAC contains:
- the LOC115950862 gene encoding uncharacterized protein LOC115950862, coding for MAESLSSTSETNPQKGLTEWDMAAAQKLMQLSDEDSNNDEKNCNKRDSDDEEGDDQSQSRSEITSALIEEIFGKEDEEVYRPKKRRYRSLVSIYTATKPVNARFQKKARSYNNPNGVLA